The Rhododendron vialii isolate Sample 1 chromosome 3a, ASM3025357v1 nucleotide sequence TGATAGAGGATGCATTACGATATTTCTGGTTTCATGCTTTTCAATACATTGAGACGGTCTCTCGTATCTGAATGCAATTCTTAACAAATGTAACATTATTTTTCACTTATGTTAGTTATGTAGTTGGCATTGCTATATATGAGAGTATTTAAATGATTAATGATGTAGTGTTTGGTacttaaattttcaaatatgaACATTCCACCAATGAAAATGCTAATGTATGCTGCAGATTGTACAGAACCGGCCTCGTTTATCAATTGCGAAACAAAACTCTAAAAGAAACTGAAAGTAGGCAATGTGATgacctgaattttttttttttttttggggtcaaattATATACATCGGATGCAATTCCTACATGCccttttctttacttcttcCGATATCGTATAAGACTGAAAAATGATATTAAGAAAATAACACGTGCAACGAACGTGCTATAACACTAGTCAAATATGAAGACCGCCGGTGGAGGGATGGCGGCAGGAGGTTTAAGGTTTTCAAGGTGTAGTTGAGGTTTTGGGTCTAGGGTTGAGCTTTTGGGCCCTTGTTTTGGTCCATTCTCTGATTTTAGGTATTTGGGCTTTGACCCATTTGGATGTAGCCAACCCTTGGTTATCCCCTCCCCCaacattttttcaataaaatgttttcctttgccgaaaaaataaaaaataataaaaaattgtcaaaCAGAAAAGTCTAGAGGAAACTCTTGTTATTAAGCAACCCCCGTGTGCGGACAACAATGATCATCTTGGACAGTTGTAAGTTGTCCAATAAATTGAAATACTATTCTCAAAGATAAGAAGACGACTACACATTAGGAGAAAAGTTTGATGGAACACGGAATTTTGACTGAGAATAATGAAGGAATACAGGGAAATAAGTCTCgaaatttcttgttttgtttgtttcttggtTAGTTTGAAATTTCATTGTCAAAGACAAGAGTTTACAGCGCACAATGTTTGAATCATGTAAAGGTCTTATTATGAACACGGAAACAACAGGCAACTCCAGTACATGTCTATGTTATATATACACAAGTTCATCAACACACTTTTGTCCAACTCCAGGCAACAATTGCGCGCGTTGGGGATCGATCGATCGATATGATTTCGATTGGATCATCTAATAATGAGTCGAGAGTCGAACCCTCCAACAACCCCACACCCACGTTGTCGTCGGCAGAAAAAGTCGTTGCCAACGGTGACGTATTAACCGGAATCCTCATCCGTCTACCGGTAAAGTCTCTCCTCCGCTTCAAATTCGTCTCGAAAAACTGGAACTCTTTGATTTCCAGTCCCCACGTCGCTCGCCTCTGGAACCCCGACCCTTGTTCTGTTTCTGGCCTATTCTTGCACCCTACCAAACATGGTACTTGTCTGTTCCGCTGGAGCGAGCGTACAAAACACCTCAACCTTGGACTCGAATTCATCCCTCTCAAGAATGGGAAAGCCCCAGCTCATGAACCTGATGATCATGATGCCTACATCAAATCTCTCACGCGTTTTCCGAATCTCTCCGATGTTATAGTCTTAAATTCATGTCATGGACTCTTATTTTGTTTAGGCTATAACGAGGTTGAGGGTAAAGGCGGACATCATATCCTTAATCCTACAACCAAACAATTCAAAACACTTCCCCAGCCCCATCAAGATGGCCTTGAAGATCTATGCTTAGCTTACGACCCATCAGAATCACCTCACTACAAAGTCGTTGGCCTCTGGAGATCGGTTTCTATTTCGCAGTGGGAGACCTACTACCACATCGATATATATTCATCTGAGACCGGCTCTTGGAGGCCTTCCGGGAATTCTTACACGGTTGACGAGGTTGATTTCCCTGAGACCTCATT carries:
- the LOC131319396 gene encoding F-box protein At5g07610-like, with protein sequence MISIGSSNNESRVEPSNNPTPTLSSAEKVVANGDVLTGILIRLPVKSLLRFKFVSKNWNSLISSPHVARLWNPDPCSVSGLFLHPTKHGTCLFRWSERTKHLNLGLEFIPLKNGKAPAHEPDDHDAYIKSLTRFPNLSDVIVLNSCHGLLFCLGYNEVEGKGGHHILNPTTKQFKTLPQPHQDGLEDLCLAYDPSESPHYKVVGLWRSVSISQWETYYHIDIYSSETGSWRPSGNSYTVDEVDFPETSFHGGVYWNGAVNWLNLGPGDSLYFHIDQEQLGTIPMPPAPHGKWWYDRAYLYYGKSRGHLHLSEMYNQTTRLTVYEMERDYSGWFVKYNVDIAAVGIAFPELVQIPNNWYIGCSVLDIVREESDEESYMVISVGGKFVEYGLVDGSFKTICDASQHNDGDDPLLYYHWCNSHEYIESLSCI